One Fusobacterium nucleatum genomic window carries:
- a CDS encoding sodium ion-translocating decarboxylase subunit beta, producing MNFFNVIAELLEASGFAALTWQNIAMILVSFVLFYLAIVKKFEPLLLLPISFGMFLVNLPLAGLMDEGGVIHIMSYGVKSNLFPCLVFMGVGAMTDFSPLIANPISLILGAAAQLGIYVAFIFATQIGFTPAEAAAIGIIGGADGPTSIYIANNLAPHLLAPIAVAAYSYMALIPLIQPPIMKALTTKKERAVKMGQLRKVSKTEKIVFPIAVVLFCSLLLPSVAPLLGLLMLGNLFRESGVVQRLSDTAQNAMINIITIMLGLSVGAKADGATFLDISTIKIILMGLAAFCFSTVGGVLLGKLLYVITGGKINPLIGSAGVSAVPMAARVSQTVGAKENPTNFLLMHAMGPNVAGVIGSAVAAGFFMMIFKGTM from the coding sequence ATGAATTTTTTTAATGTAATAGCAGAACTATTAGAGGCGTCAGGTTTTGCAGCTCTTACTTGGCAGAATATTGCAATGATACTTGTATCATTTGTTTTATTCTATCTAGCAATAGTTAAAAAATTTGAACCATTATTATTACTACCTATATCTTTTGGAATGTTCTTGGTAAATTTACCATTAGCAGGACTTATGGATGAAGGTGGAGTTATACATATAATGTCTTATGGAGTGAAAAGTAACTTATTCCCTTGTTTGGTATTTATGGGGGTTGGGGCAATGACAGACTTTTCTCCATTGATAGCTAACCCTATTAGTCTAATATTAGGAGCAGCAGCACAATTAGGAATATATGTAGCGTTTATATTTGCAACTCAAATAGGTTTTACACCAGCTGAAGCAGCAGCTATTGGAATTATTGGGGGAGCAGATGGGCCTACATCTATATATATAGCTAATAACTTAGCACCACATTTACTAGCTCCAATAGCAGTTGCAGCTTATTCATATATGGCATTGATACCATTAATTCAACCACCTATTATGAAAGCTTTGACTACTAAAAAAGAAAGAGCAGTAAAAATGGGACAATTAAGAAAAGTATCTAAAACAGAAAAAATAGTTTTCCCAATAGCAGTTGTTTTATTCTGTTCATTACTTTTACCATCAGTAGCCCCATTACTTGGACTATTGATGTTAGGAAACTTATTTAGAGAATCAGGAGTTGTTCAAAGATTATCTGATACAGCACAAAATGCTATGATTAATATAATAACAATTATGTTAGGATTAAGTGTTGGAGCAAAAGCAGATGGAGCAACTTTCTTAGATATAAGTACAATAAAGATTATATTAATGGGACTTGCAGCTTTCTGTTTCTCAACAGTAGGTGGAGTTCTATTAGGAAAATTACTTTATGTAATAACTGGTGGAAAAATAAATCCACTTATAGGTTCAGCTGGAGTTTCAGCAGTTCCTATGGCAGCTCGTGTTTCTCAAACAGTTGGAGCTAAAGAAAATCCTACAAACTTCCTATTAATGCATGCAATGGGACCAAATGTTGCAGGAGTTATAGGTTCAGCAGTTGCAGCAGGATTCTTTATGATGATATTTAAAGGAACAATGTAA
- a CDS encoding acetyl-CoA carboxylase biotin carboxyl carrier protein subunit, with protein sequence MKYVVTVNGKKFEVEVEKVGGAGKSLSRQPAERRETVVKSEPVVETKVAAAPVEAAPAATSTTGGTTITSPMPGSILDVKVNVGDKVTFGQTLAILEAMKMENDIPATVDGEVAEIRVKKGDVVETDSVLIVLK encoded by the coding sequence ATGAAATACGTAGTAACAGTAAATGGTAAAAAATTTGAGGTTGAAGTTGAAAAAGTTGGAGGAGCAGGAAAATCATTATCTCGTCAACCTGCTGAAAGAAGAGAAACAGTTGTAAAATCAGAACCTGTTGTTGAAACTAAAGTAGCAGCAGCTCCAGTTGAAGCAGCTCCAGCAGCAACATCTACTACTGGAGGAACTACAATAACAAGTCCAATGCCTGGATCAATTTTAGATGTTAAAGTAAATGTAGGAGATAAAGTTACTTTTGGACAAACTCTTGCAATACTAGAAGCAATGAAAATGGAAAATGATATCCCAGCAACAGTTGATGGAGAAGTTGCTGAAATAAGAGTTAAAAAAGGAGACGTTGTAGAAACTGACTCAGTTTTAATAGTGTTAAAATAA
- a CDS encoding OadG family protein yields the protein MWTSNTMTFWESIMTFLIGFSIVFIALIALALFIIVSSKVINLLVKEEVPEQKPVASNVNANANTAAKVVVKEDNQEEVERLAVIISAISEEMREPVENFNIVSITEI from the coding sequence ATGTGGACATCTAATACTATGACTTTTTGGGAAAGTATAATGACTTTTTTGATAGGTTTTTCAATAGTGTTTATTGCTTTAATAGCATTAGCATTATTTATAATTGTATCATCAAAAGTTATAAATCTTTTAGTTAAAGAAGAAGTACCTGAACAAAAGCCAGTTGCAAGCAATGTAAATGCCAATGCAAATACAGCTGCAAAAGTGGTTGTTAAAGAAGACAACCAAGAAGAAGTTGAAAGATTAGCAGTTATAATCTCAGCTATTAGTGAAGAAATGAGAGAACCTGTTGAAAACTTCAATATTGTTAGCATAACAGAAATTTAA
- a CDS encoding transcription antiterminator, which produces MLKKQHFELLKLIENEKSLPKIAELLDLTERSIRYKIDEINEELGVKKIEIKKREFFSSLTDEDMTKLIENIEGESYVYNQKEREELIILYTLMKKDKFLLKEVAEKLGTSKSTIRNDLKNFKKILLNYNIKLLQDNKLKYYFDYLEEDYRYFITTFLYKYVSFDKKYDKIFFDDISYFRKVIYKEIKDEYMTEINSVSKKIKEAELDYMDETLNILVILMVVSQKREKKNSNLKIENIEVLEKREEYLQLKKTFKDFSNTNLIFFTDYLFRITRDERDVFIKFKNWLDISVAINKIVRTFEIENKIDLKNIDVFLDEIFYYIKPLIFRTKRKIKLKNSILKDIKKLYPSIFNFLKKNFYFLEEVIDEKVSDEEIAYLVPFFHKALQNNNKINKKGILVTTYKENIALFLKEDIETEFLIDIDKILTLKSFEQIEKKIENYDYILTTFSVEKDFVKEIEHTKIIELNPILTEKDIKKLEEAGLKKNKKIKMTTLLKVILENSSDVNLKKLINSLDKAFPEKIYNDIDRNKFLLGNFLKKENIFQINLNSFEEILNKFFKLSFLQKSDINDIINKVSNNNFYSYLGEKIGIIFHKLNTKNSQDNVLIAINKKEICINSKKVNTIILINSNCEIKYKAIIYNFVKLFFLNNEFKFNNNRLEIYDYLIITSKI; this is translated from the coding sequence ATGCTAAAAAAACAGCATTTTGAGTTATTAAAACTTATTGAAAACGAAAAAAGCTTACCTAAAATAGCCGAACTTCTAGATTTAACAGAAAGAAGTATTCGTTATAAAATAGATGAAATTAATGAAGAATTAGGTGTAAAAAAAATAGAAATAAAAAAAAGAGAATTTTTTTCTTCTTTGACTGATGAAGACATGACTAAACTTATTGAAAACATTGAAGGAGAAAGTTATGTGTATAATCAAAAGGAAAGAGAAGAGTTAATTATACTTTATACTTTAATGAAAAAAGATAAGTTTTTATTGAAAGAGGTTGCTGAAAAACTTGGAACAAGTAAGTCTACTATTAGAAATGATTTAAAAAATTTTAAAAAAATATTATTGAATTACAATATAAAATTATTGCAGGATAATAAATTAAAATATTATTTTGATTATTTGGAAGAGGATTATAGATATTTTATAACAACCTTCCTTTATAAATATGTAAGTTTTGATAAAAAATATGACAAAATATTTTTTGATGATATAAGTTATTTTAGGAAAGTCATTTATAAAGAAATTAAGGATGAATACATGACTGAAATAAATTCTGTTTCCAAAAAAATTAAAGAAGCAGAATTAGATTATATGGATGAAACATTGAATATATTAGTTATTTTAATGGTTGTTTCACAAAAAAGAGAAAAGAAAAATTCTAATTTAAAAATTGAAAATATAGAAGTTTTAGAAAAAAGAGAAGAATATTTACAACTAAAAAAAACTTTTAAAGATTTTTCAAATACAAATTTAATATTCTTTACAGATTATTTATTTAGAATAACAAGGGATGAAAGAGATGTCTTTATAAAGTTTAAAAATTGGTTAGATATCAGTGTAGCTATAAATAAGATAGTAAGAACTTTTGAAATTGAAAATAAGATTGATTTAAAAAATATAGATGTTTTCCTTGATGAAATATTTTATTATATAAAACCTTTAATTTTTAGGACAAAAAGAAAGATAAAATTAAAAAATTCTATATTAAAAGATATAAAAAAGCTTTATCCTTCAATATTTAATTTTTTAAAAAAGAATTTTTATTTTTTAGAAGAGGTTATTGATGAAAAAGTTTCAGATGAAGAAATAGCATATTTGGTGCCTTTTTTTCATAAAGCCTTACAAAATAATAATAAGATAAATAAAAAAGGGATATTGGTTACCACATATAAGGAAAACATAGCACTTTTTTTAAAAGAAGATATAGAAACAGAATTTTTAATTGATATAGATAAAATTTTGACTTTAAAAAGCTTTGAGCAGATAGAAAAAAAAATAGAAAATTATGATTATATTTTAACAACTTTTTCTGTGGAAAAAGATTTTGTGAAAGAAATTGAACATACTAAAATTATAGAATTAAATCCTATTTTAACAGAAAAAGATATAAAAAAACTGGAAGAAGCTGGACTTAAAAAAAATAAAAAAATAAAAATGACAACTTTATTAAAGGTTATATTAGAAAATTCATCTGATGTAAATTTAAAAAAACTTATAAATAGTTTAGATAAAGCCTTTCCAGAAAAAATTTATAATGATATAGACAGGAATAAGTTTTTGCTAGGAAATTTTTTAAAAAAAGAAAATATTTTTCAAATAAATTTAAATTCATTTGAAGAAATTTTAAATAAATTTTTTAAATTATCTTTCTTGCAAAAAAGTGATATTAATGATATTATAAATAAAGTATCAAATAACAATTTTTACTCTTATTTAGGAGAAAAAATTGGAATAATTTTTCATAAATTAAATACAAAAAACAGTCAAGATAATGTACTAATTGCAATAAATAAAAAAGAAATATGCATAAACAGTAAAAAGGTTAATACAATTATATTGATAAATTCTAATTGTGAAATAAAATATAAGGCAATTATATATAACTTTGTGAAATTATTTTTTTTAAATAATGAATTTAAGTTTAATAACAATAGATTGGAGATCTATGATTATTTAATAATAACATCTAAAATCTAA
- a CDS encoding AAA family ATPase, whose protein sequence is MQLLKVQIKNWQTFSNVSLECKDFLVFIGASSTGKSSFMKALLYFFQARNLHDGDIRNPNLPLEIIGTLKGEKGHIFQLRILNNPYQSTRYFIKNHISKHEKDNRNWEEIEEKDYKKYVSEISIFYVPAFTKISYLNYLVERLFQKENLRKYYKYYKKFKNAINSKMSFGYYRHIFIEFLHEIVEKEKSHTFWENCILLWEEPEFYLNPQQERACYDALLQNTKLGLMAIVSTNSSRFIELENYQSLCIFRRVKEDVEIYQYSGNLFSGDEVTVFNMNYWINPDRSEIFFAKKVILVEGQTDKIVLSYLAKNLGIFNYDYSIVECGSKSSIPQFIRLLNAFHIPYVAVYDKDNHYWRNETELENSTLKNKMIQKLVWKKLGKWVEFENDIEEEIYNDSRDKKNYKNKPFYALETVINSNYIVPKRLEEKVRKIFE, encoded by the coding sequence ATGCAATTATTAAAAGTTCAAATCAAAAATTGGCAAACTTTTTCAAATGTAAGTTTAGAATGTAAAGATTTTTTAGTATTTATAGGGGCATCTAGTACAGGGAAATCTTCATTTATGAAAGCATTGCTTTATTTCTTTCAAGCAAGAAATTTACATGATGGAGATATAAGAAATCCTAATCTACCTTTAGAAATCATAGGTACTCTAAAAGGGGAAAAGGGACATATTTTTCAATTAAGAATTTTAAATAATCCTTATCAAAGTACAAGATACTTTATTAAAAATCATATTTCAAAGCACGAAAAGGATAATAGAAATTGGGAAGAAATTGAGGAAAAAGATTATAAAAAATATGTTTCAGAAATTTCTATTTTTTATGTTCCTGCTTTTACAAAAATAAGTTACTTAAATTACTTAGTTGAAAGGTTATTTCAAAAAGAAAATTTAAGAAAATACTATAAATATTATAAAAAGTTTAAAAATGCTATAAATAGTAAAATGAGTTTTGGTTATTATAGACATATCTTTATTGAATTTCTTCATGAAATTGTTGAAAAAGAAAAATCTCATACTTTTTGGGAAAATTGTATCTTACTTTGGGAAGAGCCTGAATTTTACTTAAATCCTCAACAAGAAAGAGCTTGTTATGATGCACTTTTACAAAATACAAAGTTAGGACTTATGGCAATAGTTTCAACAAATTCTAGCCGTTTTATTGAACTTGAAAATTATCAATCACTTTGTATTTTTAGAAGAGTAAAGGAAGATGTTGAAATTTATCAGTACAGTGGGAATTTATTCTCAGGAGATGAAGTTACTGTTTTCAATATGAACTATTGGATAAATCCAGATAGAAGTGAAATTTTCTTTGCTAAAAAAGTTATATTAGTTGAAGGTCAAACTGATAAAATTGTACTATCTTATCTTGCAAAGAATTTAGGTATATTTAATTATGATTATTCTATTGTAGAATGTGGAAGTAAAAGTTCTATTCCACAATTTATAAGACTTCTAAATGCTTTTCATATACCTTATGTTGCTGTCTATGATAAGGATAATCACTACTGGAGAAATGAAACAGAGTTAGAAAATTCAACTTTAAAAAACAAAATGATACAAAAATTAGTTTGGAAAAAACTTGGAAAATGGGTCGAATTTGAAAATGATATCGAAGAAGAAATCTACAATGACTCAAGAGATAAAAAGAACTATAAGAACAAACCTTTTTATGCTTTGGAAACAGTTATAAATTCAAATTATATAGTTCCTAAGAGGTTGGAAGAAAAGGTTAGAAAAATTTTTGAATAA
- a CDS encoding HrgC protein — translation MSVKIKLEKKGKIINAFTGFSWTIFFFGFWVPAIRNKSKGLGLFLLFFIIKIFFFIVIIHQNIEILENLQKYGYFDISYSFLTPYLILFSTFLINIWLSYYYNKYHTTYLLIDGYYPLENDEFSKAILKDYTYLPYTKEELEDNDKMEKYKILSTFARKEERKKVKIFFIILIIFYVILFLLIYFNRRAHGF, via the coding sequence ATGTCAGTAAAAATTAAATTAGAGAAAAAAGGTAAAATAATAAATGCTTTTACAGGTTTTAGTTGGACTATATTCTTTTTTGGATTTTGGGTTCCTGCAATAAGAAATAAATCTAAAGGTCTTGGATTATTCTTATTATTTTTTATTATAAAAATCTTTTTTTTTATTGTAATAATACATCAAAATATAGAAATTTTAGAAAATTTACAAAAATATGGTTATTTTGATATTTCTTATAGTTTTTTAACACCTTATCTTATTTTATTTAGTACATTCTTAATAAATATTTGGCTATCATACTATTATAATAAATATCATACAACTTATTTATTAATAGATGGTTATTATCCATTAGAAAATGATGAATTTTCAAAAGCTATTTTAAAAGATTATACTTATTTACCATATACAAAAGAAGAATTAGAGGATAATGATAAAATGGAAAAATATAAGATTTTATCTACTTTTGCAAGAAAAGAAGAAAGAAAAAAAGTGAAAATATTTTTTATAATTCTAATTATATTTTATGTAATATTATTTTTATTAATCTATTTTAATAGAAGAGCTCATGGTTTTTAA
- a CDS encoding NAD(P)/FAD-dependent oxidoreductase, translated as MFDVVVIGAGIMGAAVSRELSKYELKILLLDKENDVSCGTTKANSAIVHAGYDAKEGSLMAKYNVLGNAMYEDLCKEVDAPFRKVGSYVLAFSEKEKEHLEMLYQRGLNNGVPEMEIIDTAEIQKREPHVSKEAVAALYAGTAGITGPWELTIKLVENAMENGVELKLNSEVINIKKENNVFKIELKSGEVIKTKALINAAGVYVDFINNMLSNKHFKITPRIGEYYLLDKVQGYLTDSVIFQCPTEMGKGILVSKTAHGNIIVGPTASDVENKDDVGNTQEGLDTVRQFATKSIKDINFRDNIRNFAGLRAEADTGDFILGEAEDVRGFFNMAGTKSPGLTSAPAMAVDLAKMVVESLGGVKKKENFIKNRKMIHFINLSPEEKAEVIKKDPRYGRIICRCENITEGEIVDAIHRKCGGRTLNGIKRRVRPGAGRCQGGFCGPRVQEILARELGEDLEEIVMEQKDSYILTGKTK; from the coding sequence ATGTTTGATGTAGTTGTTATTGGTGCTGGAATTATGGGAGCAGCAGTTTCAAGAGAATTATCTAAGTATGAATTAAAAATTTTATTACTTGATAAAGAAAATGATGTTTCTTGTGGTACAACAAAAGCAAATTCTGCAATAGTTCATGCAGGATATGATGCAAAAGAAGGAAGCCTTATGGCAAAATACAATGTACTTGGAAATGCAATGTATGAAGATTTATGTAAAGAAGTTGATGCTCCATTTAGAAAAGTAGGTTCTTATGTATTAGCATTTTCTGAAAAGGAAAAAGAGCATTTAGAAATGCTATACCAAAGAGGATTAAATAATGGTGTTCCTGAAATGGAAATTATAGATACAGCTGAAATTCAAAAAAGAGAACCTCATGTAAGTAAAGAAGCTGTTGCAGCTCTATATGCAGGTACAGCAGGAATAACAGGTCCTTGGGAATTAACAATTAAATTAGTAGAAAATGCTATGGAAAATGGTGTTGAATTAAAATTAAATTCAGAAGTTATAAATATAAAAAAAGAAAATAATGTATTTAAAATTGAATTAAAATCTGGAGAAGTTATTAAAACAAAAGCTCTTATTAATGCAGCTGGAGTTTATGTAGATTTTATAAATAATATGCTTTCAAATAAACATTTTAAAATTACTCCAAGAATAGGGGAATATTATTTATTAGATAAGGTACAAGGATACTTAACTGATAGTGTTATCTTCCAATGTCCTACTGAAATGGGAAAAGGGATTTTAGTTTCAAAAACTGCTCATGGAAATATAATAGTTGGTCCTACTGCCTCTGATGTTGAAAATAAAGATGATGTTGGAAACACTCAAGAAGGACTTGATACAGTTAGACAATTTGCAACAAAGAGTATAAAAGATATTAATTTTAGAGATAATATTAGAAATTTTGCTGGACTTAGAGCTGAAGCTGATACAGGAGATTTTATTCTAGGTGAGGCAGAAGATGTGAGAGGTTTCTTTAATATGGCAGGAACTAAATCACCAGGACTTACATCTGCTCCTGCAATGGCAGTTGATTTAGCTAAAATGGTAGTTGAAAGCTTAGGTGGAGTAAAGAAAAAAGAAAACTTTATAAAAAATAGAAAAATGATACATTTTATAAATCTATCACCAGAAGAAAAAGCAGAAGTTATAAAGAAAGACCCTAGATATGGAAGAATTATCTGTAGATGTGAGAACATAACAGAAGGAGAAATTGTTGATGCTATTCATAGAAAATGTGGTGGAAGAACATTAAATGGTATCAAAAGAAGAGTTAGACCAGGTGCTGGAAGATGTCAAGGAGGCTTCTGTGGACCTCGTGTACAAGAAATCTTGGCAAGAGAACTTGGAGAAGATTTAGAAGAAATAGTTATGGAACAAAAAGACTCTTACATCTTAACAGGAAAAACTAAATAG
- a CDS encoding NAD(P)/FAD-dependent oxidoreductase: MNMKYNLVVVGGGPAGLAAAVEAKRNGIDSILVIERAKELGGILQQCIHNGFGLHEFKEELTGPEYAQRFMDQLFELNIEYKLDTMVLGISENKIVQAINSIDGYMIIEAKSIVLTMGCRERTRGAIAIPGDRPAGIFTAGAAQRYINMEGYMVGKRVVILGSGDIGLIMARRLTLEGAKVLAVAELMPFSGGLMRNIVQCLDDYDIPLYLSHTVVDIIGKDRVEKVIIAKVDENKKAIPGTEIEYECDTLLLSVGLIPENDISRATGIKIDPRTNGPIVNELMETSIPGIFASGNVVHVHDLVDFVSIESRKAGKSAAKYIKGEVADGEYIEVQTGNGIGYTVPQKFRMENIEKNLELSMRVRQIYKNVKIVVKSNDFVIHSVKKNHMAPGEMEKITLSKTVLGKIDANKIVVEVVEEDK, from the coding sequence ATGAATATGAAATATAATTTAGTTGTTGTTGGTGGAGGTCCAGCTGGACTTGCAGCAGCAGTAGAAGCTAAAAGAAACGGAATAGATAGTATACTTGTAATAGAGAGAGCAAAAGAATTAGGTGGAATACTACAACAATGTATCCACAATGGTTTTGGACTTCATGAGTTTAAAGAAGAATTAACAGGCCCTGAATATGCTCAAAGATTTATGGATCAATTATTTGAATTAAATATAGAGTATAAGCTAGATACTATGGTTTTAGGAATTTCTGAAAATAAAATAGTTCAAGCTATAAACTCTATTGATGGCTATATGATAATTGAAGCTAAATCTATAGTTTTGACTATGGGTTGTAGAGAAAGAACAAGAGGAGCAATAGCAATACCAGGAGATAGACCAGCAGGTATTTTTACAGCAGGGGCAGCTCAAAGATATATTAACATGGAAGGATATATGGTTGGTAAAAGAGTTGTTATTTTAGGTTCAGGAGATATTGGACTTATTATGGCGAGAAGACTTACTCTTGAAGGTGCAAAAGTTTTAGCTGTTGCTGAGCTTATGCCATTCTCAGGTGGGCTTATGAGAAATATTGTTCAATGTTTAGATGACTATGATATTCCACTATATTTAAGTCACACAGTTGTAGATATTATAGGTAAAGATAGAGTTGAAAAAGTTATAATAGCTAAAGTTGATGAAAATAAAAAAGCTATACCAGGAACTGAAATAGAATATGAATGTGATACTTTACTTCTATCTGTTGGACTTATTCCTGAAAACGATATTTCAAGAGCAACTGGTATAAAGATTGACCCTAGAACCAATGGTCCAATAGTAAATGAACTTATGGAAACAAGTATACCAGGAATATTTGCTTCTGGAAATGTTGTCCATGTACATGATTTAGTTGACTTTGTAAGCATTGAATCAAGAAAAGCAGGAAAATCAGCAGCTAAATATATAAAAGGGGAAGTTGCAGATGGGGAATATATTGAAGTTCAAACAGGAAATGGAATAGGATATACTGTTCCACAAAAATTTAGAATGGAAAATATAGAAAAGAATTTGGAACTTTCTATGAGAGTTAGACAAATATATAAAAATGTTAAGATAGTAGTTAAGTCAAATGATTTTGTAATACACTCAGTTAAGAAAAATCATATGGCTCCAGGAGAAATGGAAAAAATAACTCTATCTAAGACTGTACTTGGAAAAATTGATGCAAATAAGATTGTTGTAGAAGTAGTTGAGGAGGATAAATAA
- a CDS encoding DUF1667 domain-containing protein, producing MEKEMICIVCPVGCHISVNTETYEVKGNACPRGAVYGKEELTAPKRVVTSTVKIKNAIDNRCPVKTEQAIPKELNFKLMEELKNIELTAPVKRGDIVIKNVFNTGVDVVVTKDM from the coding sequence ATGGAAAAGGAAATGATATGTATAGTTTGTCCTGTTGGTTGTCACATAAGTGTTAATACAGAAACTTATGAAGTTAAAGGAAATGCTTGTCCAAGAGGAGCTGTCTATGGAAAAGAAGAACTAACTGCTCCAAAAAGAGTTGTTACATCAACAGTTAAAATTAAAAATGCCATAGACAATAGATGTCCTGTGAAAACAGAGCAAGCTATTCCAAAAGAATTAAATTTTAAATTGATGGAAGAATTAAAAAATATTGAGTTGACTGCACCTGTTAAAAGAGGAGATATAGTTATAAAAAATGTTTTTAACACTGGTGTTGATGTTGTTGTAACTAAGGATATGTAA
- a CDS encoding immunity 49 family protein, producing the protein MLVGKKKFDEKFKHVLGIIEYSQDRLEREKRRLNLITNKEGDPLSCITMLGHDFNQMASVNLLVDKDIEKFRQNMYLSTKLCLLGSDTRSYLIPHVEDFFSALMSNNQDILEFFKKYSDILAYEKEKNFYKKSYSGSFLSRTVLLALKGEWEDVILRANLYLANPSKNIKDKYYYLQFEFLKALAEKNIEKMKESINTMLEPKVARQMVYNMDLYFDFYLQIYVLIYAKIALYHGIDLEVDSDIAPKELIDNTPAKEYPEPYEFMKKFDFKTITPEEWKAWIYEYHPEPEKLKKEEEGYFI; encoded by the coding sequence ATGTTAGTAGGAAAAAAGAAATTTGATGAAAAATTTAAACATGTATTAGGAATTATTGAATATTCACAGGATAGACTTGAAAGAGAAAAAAGAAGATTAAATTTGATTACTAATAAAGAAGGAGATCCTTTAAGTTGTATAACAATGTTAGGACATGATTTTAATCAAATGGCATCTGTCAATTTATTAGTGGATAAAGATATTGAAAAATTTAGACAAAATATGTATCTTAGTACAAAATTATGTTTACTTGGCTCGGATACTAGAAGTTATCTTATACCACATGTAGAAGACTTTTTCTCAGCATTAATGTCAAATAATCAAGATATTTTAGAATTTTTTAAAAAATATAGTGATATTTTAGCTTACGAAAAGGAGAAAAATTTTTATAAAAAAAGTTATAGTGGTTCTTTTTTATCAAGAACGGTTTTACTTGCTTTAAAAGGAGAATGGGAAGATGTAATATTAAGAGCTAATCTTTATTTAGCTAATCCTTCAAAGAATATAAAGGATAAATACTATTATCTTCAATTTGAATTTTTAAAAGCATTAGCAGAAAAGAATATTGAAAAAATGAAAGAAAGTATAAATACTATGTTAGAACCAAAAGTAGCAAGACAAATGGTATACAATATGGATCTTTATTTTGATTTTTATCTTCAAATATATGTACTAATCTATGCAAAGATAGCTTTATATCACGGAATAGATTTAGAGGTGGATAGCGATATTGCACCAAAAGAATTAATAGATAATACACCAGCTAAAGAATATCCAGAACCTTATGAATTTATGAAAAAATTTGACTTTAAAACTATTACACCAGAAGAATGGAAAGCTTGGATATATGAATATCATCCAGAGCCAGAAAAATTAAAAAAAGAAGAAGAAGGATACTTTATTTAA